One Archangium lipolyticum genomic window carries:
- the sitI6 gene encoding SitI6 family double-CXXCG motif immunity protein — MKFYELDAVPDGAIRYTGKDPAENTRGPLGPRCSSCAGTLAGDVESYPSLESLNSPEANQASGARDKFVQIFIQNPWLVLMRRDALEQLQAEGIRGLNGRRTDLRFRQECSPELRALEIEQHGLYHPDCMPPTDIVPCRRCGSYEPSRPEEPLLDGASLPEHLDLFRLRNGSATLVITERFADTLRRLGFEEFSLREVPVR; from the coding sequence ATGAAGTTCTACGAACTGGATGCCGTTCCGGATGGGGCCATTCGCTACACGGGCAAGGACCCCGCTGAAAACACGAGGGGCCCGCTCGGCCCTCGGTGCTCCTCTTGTGCGGGCACCCTGGCGGGCGACGTGGAGTCCTACCCGAGCCTGGAGTCGTTGAATTCTCCAGAGGCGAATCAGGCCAGTGGGGCTCGCGACAAGTTCGTGCAGATCTTCATCCAGAACCCGTGGCTGGTGCTCATGCGCCGTGATGCGTTGGAGCAGCTCCAGGCCGAGGGAATCCGTGGACTCAATGGCCGCCGCACGGACCTGCGCTTCCGACAGGAGTGTTCACCGGAGCTGCGGGCGCTGGAGATCGAGCAGCACGGCCTCTACCACCCGGACTGCATGCCGCCGACCGACATCGTGCCGTGCAGGCGGTGCGGCAGCTACGAGCCGAGCCGTCCAGAGGAGCCGCTGCTCGATGGGGCCTCGCTACCGGAGCACCTGGACCTGTTCCGGCTGCGCAACGGCAGCGCGACCCTCGTCATCACCGAGCGCTTCGCCGACACCCTGCGGCGGCTCGGCTTCGAGGAGTTCTCCCTCCGGGAAGTACCCGTGCGCTGA
- a CDS encoding GNAT family N-acetyltransferase — translation MSTDLLKRVVIREARPEDDAVVGELLVEAFITQYAKKLPEVVYTEERKRSLRDVAGKRAVAKVLVAELEGRVVGTVALWPPGAMGSEAWLPNSADLRHLATCVDFHGQGLSTPLLDEAERVAREDWRVRAICLHVRRGAQGVARMYQRRGFIREPSADLDTPSVFLEAFVMRFPR, via the coding sequence ATGAGCACGGATCTGCTGAAGCGGGTGGTCATTCGCGAGGCCCGGCCCGAGGACGACGCGGTCGTGGGCGAGCTGCTGGTGGAGGCCTTCATCACCCAGTACGCCAAGAAGCTGCCAGAGGTGGTCTACACGGAGGAGCGCAAGCGCAGCCTCCGGGACGTAGCAGGCAAGCGAGCGGTGGCGAAGGTGTTGGTGGCCGAGCTGGAGGGCCGTGTGGTGGGCACGGTGGCACTGTGGCCCCCGGGGGCCATGGGCTCGGAGGCGTGGCTGCCCAACTCGGCGGACCTGCGGCACCTGGCCACCTGCGTGGACTTCCACGGCCAGGGTCTGTCGACTCCCCTGCTGGACGAGGCCGAGCGCGTGGCCCGCGAGGACTGGCGCGTTCGAGCCATCTGCCTGCACGTGCGCCGGGGCGCCCAGGGCGTGGCGCGCATGTACCAGCGCCGCGGCTTCATCCGCGAGCCGTCGGCCGACCTGGACACGCCTTCCGTGTTCCTCGAGGCCTTCGTCATGCGCTTTCCGAGATGA
- the sitI6 gene encoding SitI6 family double-CXXCG motif immunity protein, protein MRFYELDSVPYGTARYTGEYHAEHKWGLPGLLCPTCGGNAAGIAEAYPSVDLSEFPEAKQLEKSWLEEDYGRFERLRQMVRPLVPASARLRPGTHFGPLVGSARGNIAQILIQYPWLVLIRREALEQLHAEGLRGLKGCRTELRFRQKNSPELLELEIELHGLYHPGCLPPVDLAPCETCGSYKFGRPKEPLLDGASLPEHLDLFRLRNGSATLVITERFADTLRRLGFEEFSLREVPVR, encoded by the coding sequence ATGAGATTCTACGAGCTGGATTCCGTCCCGTACGGGACCGCGCGCTACACGGGCGAGTACCACGCGGAACACAAGTGGGGCCTGCCCGGCTTGCTGTGCCCCACGTGTGGCGGCAATGCGGCGGGCATCGCGGAGGCCTACCCGAGCGTGGACCTGTCGGAGTTCCCCGAGGCGAAGCAGCTCGAGAAGTCCTGGTTGGAGGAGGACTACGGGAGGTTCGAGCGTCTGCGGCAGATGGTTCGACCCCTGGTCCCCGCTTCAGCGAGGCTGAGACCTGGCACCCACTTCGGGCCGCTCGTGGGCTCGGCGCGCGGCAACATCGCGCAAATCCTCATCCAGTATCCCTGGCTGGTGCTCATCCGCCGTGAGGCGTTGGAGCAGCTCCATGCAGAGGGGCTCCGCGGGCTCAAGGGCTGCCGTACGGAGCTGCGCTTCCGGCAGAAGAACTCACCGGAGTTGCTGGAACTGGAGATCGAACTGCACGGCCTCTACCACCCGGGCTGCCTGCCGCCGGTCGACCTGGCGCCTTGCGAGACGTGTGGCAGCTACAAATTCGGCCGTCCGAAGGAGCCGCTGCTCGATGGGGCCTCGCTACCAGAGCACCTGGACCTGTTCCGGTTGCGCAACGGCAGCGCGACCCTGGTCATCACCGAGCGCTTCGCCGACACCCTGCGGCGGCTCGGCTTCGAGGAGTTCTCCCTCCGGGAAGTACCCGTGCGCTGA
- the epsZ gene encoding exopolysaccharide biosynthesis polyisoprenyl-phosphate hexose-1-phosphate transferase EpsZ, whose product MRPASQVDSTSSEPPTTTAKASPESPPVGSGPAETPVPLVLTGAPTSVDKNLAVVAPVTAEPRSPRFAPGFAAKLNLAVDLVLVVTALLVSTTMMGHDLHLERTDVWVLLGVGILSWLVVGTALCLYDARFADRERLDDLALISIQVMVVTVVLFLTRLVMGTESWIVALSLFPPLLWPSVALLRLYFFRKLSVQEQPLDEVLIIGVGAMGRLTGEDLNSKHRRKVIGYLSFSNDTATAAPPAPVLGTVKDLENILCTVPVDEVFIAGNMLKHSAEMQNAVKLCENFGIPFALPAYHFRFDRARPVDDHAVSDGYLHFMTHAFQPHQMALKRLFDIVSSAAALAMLSPLLIGVALVVKFTSRGPIFFKQTRVGLHGKTFNMLKFRSMVVNAEELKAKLEALNEQTGPVFKMKNDPRITRIGRFIRKYSIDELPQLINVLRGEMSVVGPRPPIPKEVEKYAAWQRRRLSVRPGLTCIWQVSGRNQISFEEWMYLDMQYIDHWSLKNDINLILKTVPVVLTGSGAS is encoded by the coding sequence ATGCGACCCGCATCTCAAGTTGACTCGACCTCCAGCGAGCCGCCCACCACCACCGCGAAGGCAAGTCCCGAGAGCCCACCTGTCGGGTCGGGTCCGGCCGAGACGCCCGTGCCGCTGGTGCTGACGGGCGCACCCACCTCAGTGGATAAGAATCTGGCAGTGGTGGCGCCCGTGACGGCCGAGCCGCGGTCCCCGCGCTTCGCGCCGGGGTTCGCCGCCAAGCTGAACCTGGCGGTGGACCTGGTGCTGGTGGTGACGGCGCTGCTCGTGTCCACGACGATGATGGGCCATGACCTGCACCTGGAGCGCACGGACGTCTGGGTGCTGCTGGGGGTGGGAATCCTGTCGTGGCTGGTGGTGGGCACGGCGCTGTGCCTGTATGACGCGCGGTTCGCGGACCGGGAGCGGCTGGATGACTTGGCGCTCATCTCCATCCAGGTGATGGTCGTCACGGTGGTGCTCTTCCTCACGCGTCTGGTGATGGGCACCGAGTCGTGGATCGTCGCGCTGAGCCTGTTCCCGCCGCTGTTGTGGCCCTCGGTGGCGCTGTTGCGCCTGTACTTCTTCCGGAAGTTGTCGGTGCAGGAGCAGCCGCTGGACGAGGTGCTCATCATCGGCGTGGGAGCGATGGGCCGGCTGACGGGCGAGGACCTGAACAGCAAGCACCGGCGCAAGGTGATCGGCTACCTGAGCTTCAGCAACGACACGGCCACGGCGGCGCCGCCGGCGCCGGTGCTGGGGACGGTGAAGGACCTGGAGAACATCCTGTGCACGGTGCCGGTGGACGAGGTGTTCATCGCCGGGAACATGCTGAAGCACTCGGCGGAGATGCAGAACGCGGTGAAGCTGTGTGAGAACTTCGGGATTCCCTTCGCGCTGCCGGCGTACCACTTCCGGTTCGACCGGGCGCGGCCGGTGGATGACCACGCGGTCTCGGACGGCTACCTGCACTTCATGACGCACGCCTTCCAGCCGCACCAGATGGCGCTCAAGCGGCTCTTCGACATCGTGAGCTCGGCGGCGGCGCTGGCGATGCTCTCGCCGCTGCTGATCGGCGTGGCGCTGGTGGTGAAGTTCACCAGCCGGGGGCCCATCTTCTTCAAGCAGACGCGCGTGGGGCTGCACGGCAAGACGTTCAACATGCTGAAGTTCCGCTCCATGGTGGTGAACGCCGAGGAGCTGAAGGCGAAGCTGGAGGCGCTCAACGAGCAGACGGGACCGGTCTTCAAGATGAAGAACGATCCGCGCATCACGCGGATTGGCCGGTTCATCCGCAAGTACTCCATCGACGAGCTGCCGCAGCTCATCAACGTGCTGCGGGGCGAGATGAGCGTGGTGGGGCCGCGTCCGCCCATCCCGAAGGAGGTGGAGAAGTACGCCGCGTGGCAGCGCCGCCGGTTGTCGGTGCGTCCGGGGCTCACCTGCATCTGGCAGGTGTCGGGGCGCAATCAGATTTCGTTCGAGGAGTGGATGTACCTGGACATGCAGTACATCGACCACTGGAGCCTCAAGAACGACATCAACCTGATCCTCAAGACGGTGCCCGTGGTGCTCACGGGCAGCGGCGCGAGCTGA
- the sitA6 gene encoding SitA6 family polymorphic toxin lipoprotein: MKTWKLWGLLLGVWLSGCAASGTVLHEAQALDTTYQEAQEEEGESCLVLLCDEEVCGFFRCEAVAQAVATVGSGEEVVPGQVVKTWANPGVAVNSGSPMRYWGGPLPLPKQKGAVFVIPWRNHHLRNLLPSQQQQMEEADEKLNRPHEKHHLFPQAFKKWFKSKGIDIHRWTMFIETTLHKSIHRGPNGGPWNAAWWQFIRENEGREVTKEEIWKHAWELCVRFGVMAPLQPYYGKTRLPPPIEF, encoded by the coding sequence ATGAAGACGTGGAAGCTGTGGGGGCTGCTGCTCGGCGTGTGGCTGTCCGGCTGCGCGGCCTCGGGCACGGTGCTGCACGAGGCGCAAGCGCTCGACACCACCTACCAGGAGGCACAGGAGGAGGAAGGGGAGTCGTGTCTCGTCCTGCTGTGTGACGAGGAGGTGTGCGGCTTCTTCCGCTGCGAGGCCGTGGCACAGGCCGTGGCCACGGTGGGCTCGGGCGAGGAGGTGGTGCCCGGGCAGGTGGTGAAGACGTGGGCCAACCCGGGCGTAGCGGTGAACAGCGGCTCACCCATGAGGTACTGGGGAGGCCCGCTGCCGCTGCCCAAGCAGAAGGGCGCCGTCTTCGTCATTCCCTGGCGCAACCACCACCTGCGCAACCTGCTGCCCAGTCAGCAGCAACAGATGGAGGAGGCCGACGAGAAGCTCAACCGGCCTCACGAGAAGCACCACCTCTTCCCGCAGGCGTTCAAGAAGTGGTTCAAGAGCAAGGGCATCGACATCCATCGGTGGACGATGTTCATCGAGACGACCCTGCACAAAAGCATCCATCGAGGGCCAAATGGTGGTCCCTGGAATGCTGCGTGGTGGCAGTTCATCCGGGAAAATGAGGGCAGGGAGGTGACGAAGGAGGAGATCTGGAAGCACGCCTGGGAGTTGTGCGTGCGTTTTGGAGTGATGGCCCCCTTGCAGCCGTACTATGGCAAGACGAGGCTGCCGCCCCCGATCGAGTTCTGA
- the otsB gene encoding trehalose-phosphatase encodes MPSTEPSAPAAVVLARRDFDAALFDLDGVVTRTAEVHAAAWKRLFDALVEPPFTPEDYQRYVDGRPRLDGIRCFLASRGLSLPEGTPEDGPEAQTVHGLGKRKNTFFTETLEQRGVGVFANAVGLLERLRAAGFRTAVVSASRNCVAVLRAARLEHLFDARVDGVEAGRLGLPGKPAPDTFLEAARRLGVAPERAVVLEDAQAGVQAGRRGHFGLVLGVRRAGPEGALVRAGADVEVTDLSTVRVEEGASEVRPMREVPSALERREELLRRMEGREVAVFLDYDGTLTPIVPQPEDARLSDAMRATLAELARRYPVAAVSGRDLPVLKGFVQLEGLYFAGSHGFDIEGPGGRCFQQEEGMALLPEVDAAERELARGLEAIPGTRLERKRFTVAVHWRHVEEARVPEVERVVASVLARHPRLRRSGGKKVFELQPDIDWHKGRAVQWLLRALGLEREGVLPVFVGDDLTDEDAFQTLKGRGLGVVVRGEAERPTAADYALADVEEVRQFLQLLIARAGGTKR; translated from the coding sequence ATGCCCTCCACCGAGCCGTCCGCGCCCGCCGCCGTCGTCCTCGCCCGCCGTGACTTCGACGCCGCCCTGTTCGATCTGGACGGCGTGGTGACACGCACCGCGGAGGTGCATGCCGCGGCGTGGAAGCGCCTGTTCGACGCGCTCGTGGAGCCGCCCTTCACGCCGGAGGACTACCAACGGTACGTGGATGGGCGGCCGCGCCTGGATGGCATCCGCTGCTTCCTGGCGAGCCGCGGGCTGTCACTGCCCGAGGGCACACCGGAGGATGGACCAGAGGCCCAGACGGTGCACGGGCTGGGCAAGCGCAAGAACACCTTCTTCACCGAGACGTTGGAGCAGCGGGGCGTGGGGGTGTTCGCGAACGCGGTGGGGCTGCTGGAGCGGCTGAGGGCGGCGGGCTTCCGCACGGCGGTGGTATCGGCCAGCCGCAACTGCGTGGCGGTCCTGCGAGCGGCCAGGCTGGAGCACCTCTTCGACGCTCGGGTGGACGGGGTGGAGGCGGGGCGGCTGGGGTTGCCGGGCAAGCCTGCGCCGGACACGTTCCTGGAAGCGGCTCGGAGGTTGGGCGTGGCCCCGGAGCGCGCGGTGGTGCTGGAGGACGCCCAGGCTGGAGTGCAGGCGGGGCGGCGAGGCCATTTCGGGCTCGTCCTCGGGGTGCGCCGCGCGGGGCCGGAGGGCGCGCTGGTGCGAGCCGGTGCGGACGTCGAGGTGACGGACCTGTCCACCGTGAGGGTGGAGGAAGGAGCGTCGGAAGTGCGGCCCATGCGGGAAGTGCCCTCGGCGTTGGAGCGGCGCGAGGAGTTGCTGCGGCGGATGGAGGGGCGGGAGGTGGCCGTCTTCCTGGACTATGACGGCACGCTGACGCCCATCGTTCCCCAGCCGGAGGACGCGCGCCTGTCGGACGCGATGCGGGCCACGCTGGCGGAGCTGGCCCGGCGCTACCCGGTGGCCGCCGTGAGCGGGAGGGATCTGCCCGTGCTGAAGGGCTTCGTCCAGTTGGAGGGGCTGTACTTCGCGGGCAGCCACGGCTTCGACATCGAGGGGCCGGGCGGGCGTTGCTTCCAGCAGGAGGAGGGAATGGCGCTGCTGCCGGAGGTGGACGCGGCGGAGCGGGAGCTGGCCAGGGGGCTGGAGGCAATCCCTGGCACGCGGCTGGAGCGCAAGCGCTTCACGGTGGCGGTGCACTGGCGGCACGTGGAGGAGGCGCGGGTGCCCGAGGTGGAGCGCGTGGTGGCCAGCGTGCTCGCGCGCCACCCGAGGCTGCGCAGGAGCGGCGGGAAGAAGGTCTTCGAGCTGCAGCCGGACATCGACTGGCACAAGGGCCGGGCGGTGCAGTGGCTGCTGCGGGCCCTCGGGCTGGAGCGCGAGGGCGTGCTGCCCGTGTTCGTGGGGGACGACCTCACGGACGAGGACGCCTTCCAGACGCTGAAGGGACGGGGGCTCGGGGTGGTGGTGCGCGGCGAGGCGGAGCGGCCCACGGCGGCGGACTACGCGCTGGCGGACGTGGAGGAGGTGCGCCAGTTCCTGCAGCTGCTCATCGCCCGCGCGGGAGGGACGAAGCGATGA
- a CDS encoding DUF4091 domain-containing protein: MRLPSLLLAPLTLLLSALPAAAAGPSVWGESSMVKVMPDTAPHGRSPVHLTAARNEFVSFQVGLHGGDSGLRNVRASLSALNGPTSIAGADLTLYREDFLTTRRATVPGETVGRWPDALVPDVDELAGETRNAFPFDVSARESRAIWVDVHVPLNAPPGEYHGAVEVTGEGLRQRVPVRLTVVNAVLPSTPSLATAFLLWPPHVCRAYFGRTECSRQELEPLLANHHRMALEHRITLSSAFPRAPGGAGRWGTPDWASFDATWGPFLDGTAPSRLPGAKMTSIEFLGEYTPEALADFVSHLRERGWLSRAYAYVGDEPPYISSWEETRRNLAVVGSSAPELRTLLTAPIQDLEAQHLVDAVSLVTPAVNYVDGTKPPYVGDQRERYTDYLARPGYSMWMYQSCMSHGCAYGTNAPENEPGAGWPSYMLDRPAAKGRAMQWLTFLGGATGELYYQTVGMLASAWEDQFRFNGNGDGTLFYPGTLQRIGGGTPVPVASLRLKLIRLGVQDYEWLKMVSDAGDPVFARQVARELIPAASQVPDDGEAFERARLRLIQRYLELSGPRGRSQP; the protein is encoded by the coding sequence ATGCGCCTTCCCTCCCTGCTTCTCGCCCCCCTGACCCTGCTCCTGTCCGCACTTCCGGCCGCCGCGGCCGGCCCCTCCGTGTGGGGCGAAAGCTCCATGGTGAAGGTGATGCCCGATACGGCGCCTCATGGCCGGTCCCCGGTCCACCTCACGGCCGCGCGCAACGAGTTCGTCTCCTTCCAGGTGGGCCTGCACGGCGGAGACTCGGGGCTGCGGAACGTCCGCGCGAGCCTGAGCGCGTTGAATGGCCCCACCTCCATCGCTGGAGCGGACCTCACCCTCTACCGCGAGGATTTCCTCACCACCCGCCGGGCCACGGTGCCCGGAGAGACGGTGGGGCGCTGGCCGGACGCGCTGGTGCCGGACGTGGATGAGCTCGCCGGCGAGACGCGCAATGCCTTCCCCTTCGACGTGTCCGCCCGCGAGTCCCGCGCCATCTGGGTGGATGTGCACGTTCCCTTGAACGCGCCTCCCGGCGAGTACCATGGCGCGGTGGAGGTGACGGGTGAGGGGCTCCGCCAGCGGGTGCCCGTGCGCCTCACGGTGGTGAACGCCGTCCTGCCCAGCACTCCGTCCCTCGCCACCGCCTTCCTCCTGTGGCCGCCTCATGTGTGCCGCGCGTACTTCGGCCGCACCGAGTGCTCCCGTCAGGAATTGGAGCCGCTCCTGGCGAACCATCACCGCATGGCGCTCGAGCACCGCATCACCCTCTCCAGCGCCTTCCCCCGCGCCCCGGGTGGAGCGGGCCGCTGGGGCACGCCGGACTGGGCCTCCTTCGATGCCACCTGGGGCCCGTTCCTGGACGGCACCGCGCCCTCGCGTCTGCCCGGCGCGAAGATGACGAGCATCGAGTTCCTGGGGGAGTACACCCCCGAGGCGCTGGCCGACTTCGTCTCCCACCTCCGCGAGCGCGGCTGGTTGTCGCGTGCCTACGCCTACGTGGGAGACGAGCCCCCCTACATCTCCTCCTGGGAGGAGACCCGCCGGAACCTCGCGGTGGTGGGCTCGTCGGCACCGGAGCTGCGCACGCTCCTGACCGCTCCCATCCAGGACCTGGAGGCACAGCACCTGGTGGACGCGGTGAGCCTGGTCACCCCCGCGGTCAACTACGTGGATGGCACGAAGCCGCCCTACGTGGGAGACCAGCGGGAGCGCTACACGGACTACCTCGCCCGGCCCGGCTACTCGATGTGGATGTACCAGAGCTGCATGAGCCACGGCTGCGCCTATGGCACCAACGCGCCGGAGAACGAGCCGGGCGCGGGCTGGCCCTCGTACATGCTGGATCGCCCGGCGGCGAAGGGCCGCGCCATGCAGTGGTTGACCTTCCTCGGAGGCGCCACCGGCGAGCTGTATTACCAGACGGTGGGGATGCTCGCCTCGGCGTGGGAGGATCAGTTCCGCTTCAACGGCAACGGGGATGGGACCCTCTTCTACCCGGGCACCCTCCAGCGCATCGGCGGCGGCACTCCCGTGCCGGTGGCCTCCCTGCGCCTCAAGCTCATCCGCCTGGGCGTGCAGGATTACGAGTGGCTGAAGATGGTGAGCGACGCGGGAGACCCCGTCTTCGCCCGGCAGGTGGCTCGCGAGCTCATCCCCGCCGCCTCCCAGGTGCCGGACGACGGCGAGGCCTTCGAGCGTGCCCGCCTGCGCCTCATCCAGCGCTATCTGGAGCTCTCCGGCCCTCGTGGACGGTCCCAGCCGTGA
- a CDS encoding glycoside hydrolase family 65 protein — translation MNPEHWLFTYEGFEPAKEGLREALCTLGNGYFATRGAAPEAEADETHYPGTYLAGGYNRLRTDLAGRVVENEDLVNMPNWLPLTFRIEGGDWFNARAVTLLEYRQVLDMARGLLLRTVRFEDRKGRRTRVEQRRFVHMRDKHLAGQELVLVPENWSGRVLVRSALDGRVVNGGVPRYRQLNCKHLRTLVTEEVDAETLLLEVETVQSRLEVAEAARTRLYVDGQPAEARRGLATEDGYLAHDFTVELREGQRLAVEKVVALYSSRDHAVSEAAQEARHAVGVAPARFDELVDTHARAWSHLWRRSDLDLELAEADHIHRTLRLHIFHLLQTVSPHSIDQDVGVPARGWHGEAYRGHIFWDELFVFPFLNLRLPALTRALLRYRHRRLRRAREAAREAGFRGAMYPWQSGSDGREESQRVHLNPRSGRWVPDVTSLQRHINAAIAYNVWQYYEATADTEFLYFYGAEMLLELARFWASMARWNPSLRRYEILGVMGPDEYHTGYPDRPEPGLDNNSYTNLMAVWVLCKALEVLKLLPGERRGELLETLELTQTELAHWDDVSRKMRLVFHADGVLSQFEGYEQLQEFDWEVYRKRYGDIQRLDRILEAEGDTPNRYKLSKQADVLMLFYLFSAEELRDLLERLGYAFDPTMIPRTVEYYLQRTSHGSTLSGVVHSWVLARSDRPRSWKLFTEALKSDISDVQGGTTPEGIHLGAMSGTVDLMQRAYTGIEVRGGVLHFNPNLPEGMKRLKFLLRYRKNMVEVEITQDTLVLNSRWPAAAPLEFALRGERHQLQPCETRKFPIERPPITAEASITDSSGP, via the coding sequence ATGAACCCGGAGCACTGGCTCTTCACGTACGAGGGTTTCGAGCCGGCGAAGGAGGGCCTGCGCGAGGCGCTGTGCACGCTGGGCAACGGCTACTTCGCCACGCGCGGGGCGGCGCCGGAGGCGGAGGCGGACGAGACGCACTACCCGGGCACGTACCTGGCGGGCGGGTACAACCGGCTGAGGACGGACCTGGCCGGGCGCGTGGTGGAGAACGAGGACCTGGTCAACATGCCCAACTGGCTGCCGCTCACCTTCCGCATCGAGGGCGGCGACTGGTTCAACGCGCGCGCGGTGACGCTGCTGGAGTACCGGCAGGTGCTGGACATGGCGCGGGGGCTGCTGCTGCGCACGGTGCGCTTCGAGGACCGGAAGGGGCGGCGCACGCGGGTGGAGCAGCGGCGCTTCGTGCACATGCGGGACAAGCACCTGGCGGGGCAGGAGCTGGTGCTGGTGCCGGAGAACTGGAGCGGGCGGGTGCTGGTGCGCTCGGCGCTGGACGGGCGGGTGGTGAATGGAGGCGTGCCCCGCTACCGGCAGCTCAACTGCAAGCACCTGCGGACGCTGGTGACGGAGGAGGTGGACGCGGAGACGCTGCTGCTGGAGGTGGAGACGGTGCAGTCGCGCCTGGAGGTGGCCGAGGCGGCGCGCACGCGGCTGTACGTGGACGGGCAGCCCGCGGAGGCACGGAGGGGACTGGCCACGGAGGACGGGTACCTGGCGCACGACTTCACGGTGGAGCTGCGCGAGGGCCAGCGGCTGGCGGTGGAGAAGGTGGTGGCGCTCTACTCGTCGAGGGACCACGCCGTGTCCGAGGCGGCGCAGGAGGCCCGGCACGCGGTGGGGGTGGCGCCCGCGCGCTTCGACGAGCTGGTGGACACACACGCGCGGGCGTGGTCTCACCTGTGGCGCCGCAGCGACCTGGACCTGGAGCTGGCCGAGGCGGACCACATCCACCGGACGCTGCGGCTGCACATCTTCCACCTGCTGCAGACGGTGTCGCCGCACTCCATCGACCAGGACGTGGGCGTGCCGGCGCGCGGGTGGCACGGCGAGGCGTACCGGGGCCACATCTTCTGGGACGAGCTGTTCGTCTTCCCGTTCCTCAACCTGCGGTTGCCGGCCCTGACGCGGGCGCTCCTGCGCTACCGGCACCGGCGGCTGCGGCGGGCGCGCGAGGCGGCACGCGAGGCGGGCTTCCGGGGCGCCATGTACCCCTGGCAGAGCGGCAGCGACGGGCGCGAGGAGAGCCAGCGCGTGCACCTCAACCCGCGCTCGGGGCGCTGGGTCCCGGACGTGACGTCGTTGCAGCGGCACATCAACGCGGCCATCGCCTACAACGTCTGGCAATACTACGAGGCCACGGCGGATACGGAGTTCCTCTATTTCTATGGCGCGGAGATGTTGCTGGAGCTGGCGCGCTTCTGGGCGAGCATGGCCCGGTGGAACCCGTCCCTGCGCCGCTATGAGATTCTCGGCGTCATGGGGCCCGACGAGTACCACACGGGCTACCCGGACCGGCCGGAGCCGGGGCTCGACAACAACTCGTACACCAACCTCATGGCCGTATGGGTGCTGTGCAAGGCATTGGAGGTGTTGAAGCTGCTGCCCGGCGAGCGGCGGGGCGAGCTGCTCGAGACGCTGGAGCTGACCCAGACGGAGCTGGCGCACTGGGACGACGTGAGCCGGAAGATGCGGCTCGTGTTCCACGCGGATGGGGTGCTCAGCCAGTTCGAGGGCTACGAGCAGCTCCAGGAGTTCGACTGGGAGGTGTACCGCAAGCGCTACGGCGACATCCAGCGGCTGGACCGGATCCTCGAGGCCGAGGGCGACACGCCCAACCGCTACAAACTGTCGAAGCAGGCGGATGTGCTGATGCTGTTCTACCTGTTCTCGGCGGAGGAACTGCGGGATCTCCTCGAGCGGCTGGGATACGCGTTCGACCCGACGATGATTCCGAGGACGGTGGAGTACTACCTGCAGCGCACGTCCCACGGCTCGACGCTGAGCGGGGTGGTGCACTCGTGGGTGCTGGCGCGCAGTGACCGGCCGCGCTCGTGGAAGCTGTTCACCGAGGCGCTCAAGAGCGACATCTCGGACGTGCAGGGAGGGACGACGCCGGAAGGCATCCACCTGGGCGCGATGTCGGGGACGGTGGACCTGATGCAGCGCGCGTACACGGGCATCGAGGTGCGCGGGGGGGTGCTGCACTTCAACCCGAACCTGCCGGAGGGGATGAAGCGGCTGAAGTTCCTGCTGCGCTACCGGAAGAACATGGTGGAGGTGGAGATCACCCAGGACACGCTGGTGCTCAACAGCCGGTGGCCGGCGGCGGCACCGTTGGAGTTCGCGCTGAGAGGAGAGCGCCACCAGCTCCAGCCGTGCGAGACACGCAAGTTCCCCATCGAGAGGCCGCCCATCACGGCGGAGGCGAGCATCACGGACAGCTCGGGCCCGTGA